TCGCTCGCCCACTCCTCCATGGGCGGGTAGCCGACCGAGGTGACCCAGCGCAGGCCCTTACCCTTGAACTCGTCGGGCAGCAGCGCGGCGGCCTCCGCGGAGGGCTCGATGCCCTCGATCACATCTTTGGCCTCTCCTCGTCGGGTACTGCCATGAACTCGACCTCGCCCGCGGCGTCGCCGCTGCCGGTGTCGCTGAGGGACTGCCCGCCGCAGGCGGTCAGCCCGAGCAGGGCGAAGCTCGCGACGATCGCTCCCGAGAGCTGCAGTGCTCGCGTGCTGTTCTTCATCTGGTTCTCCATTCGTGGGTTGGGGTGCGCACTTCCCCGTGCGCGGCGTGGATCCTGGTGCGGTGCAGCCGTTCAGTCGGCCCGGTAGACGACCCGGCCGCCGACGACGGTGGTGCGCACGGTGAGATCCGGGATCTCGTGGGGTTCGACCGCGAAGATGTCGCGGTCGAGCACGACGAAGTCGGCGAGGAGGCCCGGGGCGAGCCGACCGACACGATCGGCGAGGCCGGCGGCGCGGGCGCCGCCCTCGGTGAAGGCGCGCAGCGCGTCGAGCAGCGCGATCCGCTGTTCGGGCTCGCGCCCGCCGGGCGGCATGCCCTCGCGGTTCTGGCGGGTCACCGCGGCGTGCACCCCGTAGAGCGGGTTCGCCGGTTCGACCGGGGCGTCCGAGCCGAAGGCGACGAGCGCGCCCGAGTCGAGCAGCGATCGCCACGGGTAGTGCGCGATGTCGCGGTCTCCGAGCAGTTCGACGCTCAGCGGGAAGTCGCTCGTGCAGTGGATCGGCTGCTGGGAGGCGACGACGCCGAGCTCGGCGAAGCGGGGCACGTCCTGCCAGCGCAGGTGCTGGGCGTGCTCGACGCGATTGGTGAGGCCGGCGGCGGCCGTGAGTTCGCGGTGGCGCTCGTAGGCGTCGAGCACGAGGGTGTTGGCCCGGTCGCCGATCGCGTGGGTGGCGACGGCGATGCCGTGGCTCACGGCCCGCTCGACGAGTTCGCAGAGCTCGTCGAAGGGGATGACTTCGATGCCGTGGTTGCCGGGCTCTCCCGCGAAGTCCTCGTGCAGATGCGCGGTGTGGGATCCGAGCGCGCCGTCCGAGAAGAGTTTGACTGGACCGTCGGTGAGCCAGTCGTCGCCGCGGCCGGTGCGCCGGCCCTCGGCGATCGCGAGGTCGAGGTCGCCCATCGCGACCCCGACGTGCACGCGGATCGCGAGGCACCCGTCGGCCCGTAGTCGTTCGAGCCCGGCGCGCACGTCTTCGCCCTCGAAGTTGGTGATCTGGGTGATGCCGCAGGCGAGGAGCGTCTGCTGGGCCCGCGCGAGGAGGCGGTGCAGCTCGCCGACGAGCGCGGCCTCGGAGCGGTCGCGGATGTCGTCGCCCGCGGCCTCGAGCAGCAGGCCGGTCGGCTCCTGCGAGCCGGGTTCGCGCTCGATGCGGCCGCCGACCGGGTCGGGGGTGCCGGCGTCGATGCCGGCGACGCGCAGGCCGGCCGTGTTCGCCCAGACCGCGTGGCCGTCGACGCTCGGCAGGGACACGGGGCGGGAACCGAAGAGCGCGTCGAGCGCCTGGCGGGTCGGCATCTCGCCGGCGGGCCAGAGATTGCGGTCCCAGCGGCCGCCGAGCACCCATCCGTCGCCCGGGTGGGCGTCGGCCCAGGCTCGCAGCCGGTCGAGGGTCTCGCCGAGCGAGGCCGCGCCGCGGAGGTCGGGCGCCTCGAGCTCTCGGGCGAGGTTGCCGATGTGGAAGTGGGCGTCGTGGAAGCCCGGCAGCACGACGCCCCCGTCGAGTTCGACGGTCTCGGTGCCGGCGGGCGCGATTCCGCGCAGTTCGCCCTCGGAGCCGAGAGCGACGATGCGACCGTCCTCCACGAGCATCGCCTCGTGCACCGCGGTCTCGGACTCGAGCGAGCGGATCGCCCCGTGCAGGAACAGCGTGGAAACCATCAGTATCACTTACCCTCTCGCATCATCCTCGAAGCCCGTTCTAGCTCAGGCTAGGGCACGCAGGCCCGCGCCTTCCACTCCACCGCTGCGCGAATCGGCTACGCTGAGCATCAGCAGATCTTACGCTTTTTCCGCTTCTCGATGCCGGGAGTCGCCATGCTCAACCCCGTCCACCTGCGCACGCTGCTCGAGGTCGTGCGCCTCGGATCCTTCGCCGGCGCCGCGAACCGCCTCGGCTACACGCCCTCGGCGGTCTCCCAGCAGATGGCGGCGCTCGAGCACGATTCCGGGGTGCGGCTGTTCGAGCGCACCGCGCGCAGCGCCCGCCCCACGCAGGCCGCCGAGATCATGGCGCAGCACGCCGTCAACGTGCTCGCCGAGCTCGACGCCCTGCTGGAGGCCGCGGCCGGCGCCGGGCTCGACACGCGGGAGGAGCTGCGCCTGAGCATCTACGCGAGCCTCGCGCACCGGGTCTTCCCCGATCTGCTGACCGAGCAGCTCGTCGACGAGCCGCTGCTCGGGGTGCGCCTCACGATCCGCGATCCCTCCCCAGCCATCCAGGCGCTCCGCAACGGCGAGGAGGTCGACGTGTCGCTCGTCTACCAGGTCGGCGACAGCGGGCTGTCGTGGCCGGACTCGGTGCACCCCGAGTACCTCGGCGAGGATCGCTACCGCGTCGTGGTGCCCGAGAGCTGGGATCCGCACCGGCACGGCCCGGTGAGCGCGTCGCAGCTCGTCGGCCGCCCGTGGGTGCTGCACCATCCCGGATCGAGCGACATCGCCGAGATCGAGGGCGCGTTCTCGGCCCGCGAGCTGCGGCCGAGGGTCGTCGCCCGCTGCGACGACTTCTCGGTGTCGCTGAAGCTCATCGGCAGCGGCTACGCGGCGTCGTTCATGCCGGAGGTGGCGCTCGGCGAACTGCCAGCCGGCGTGCGCGTGCTCGACGTGCCCGAGATCGCGCTCTCGCGACGGGTGTGGGCGCTCGTCTCCCGGCGCGCCCCCCAGCAGCCCGTGCAGCGTCTACTGCGCCGGATGCGCGAGGCGATCACCCGAGACGGGGCGCCACTGGAGTGAGACCGGCCCTCTCGAGTGAGAGGCCGAGGTCGAGCGCCTCGCGCTCGGAGCGGGCCATGATCTGCAGGTCGCCGACC
The genomic region above belongs to Leucobacter muris and contains:
- a CDS encoding LysR family transcriptional regulator produces the protein MLNPVHLRTLLEVVRLGSFAGAANRLGYTPSAVSQQMAALEHDSGVRLFERTARSARPTQAAEIMAQHAVNVLAELDALLEAAAGAGLDTREELRLSIYASLAHRVFPDLLTEQLVDEPLLGVRLTIRDPSPAIQALRNGEEVDVSLVYQVGDSGLSWPDSVHPEYLGEDRYRVVVPESWDPHRHGPVSASQLVGRPWVLHHPGSSDIAEIEGAFSARELRPRVVARCDDFSVSLKLIGSGYAASFMPEVALGELPAGVRVLDVPEIALSRRVWALVSRRAPQQPVQRLLRRMREAITRDGAPLE
- a CDS encoding amidohydrolase, which translates into the protein MVSTLFLHGAIRSLESETAVHEAMLVEDGRIVALGSEGELRGIAPAGTETVELDGGVVLPGFHDAHFHIGNLARELEAPDLRGAASLGETLDRLRAWADAHPGDGWVLGGRWDRNLWPAGEMPTRQALDALFGSRPVSLPSVDGHAVWANTAGLRVAGIDAGTPDPVGGRIEREPGSQEPTGLLLEAAGDDIRDRSEAALVGELHRLLARAQQTLLACGITQITNFEGEDVRAGLERLRADGCLAIRVHVGVAMGDLDLAIAEGRRTGRGDDWLTDGPVKLFSDGALGSHTAHLHEDFAGEPGNHGIEVIPFDELCELVERAVSHGIAVATHAIGDRANTLVLDAYERHRELTAAAGLTNRVEHAQHLRWQDVPRFAELGVVASQQPIHCTSDFPLSVELLGDRDIAHYPWRSLLDSGALVAFGSDAPVEPANPLYGVHAAVTRQNREGMPPGGREPEQRIALLDALRAFTEGGARAAGLADRVGRLAPGLLADFVVLDRDIFAVEPHEIPDLTVRTTVVGGRVVYRAD